The following proteins are co-located in the Solea solea chromosome 21, fSolSol10.1, whole genome shotgun sequence genome:
- the mrtfab gene encoding myocardin related transcription factor Ab isoform X6, which yields MATPHPHKGEEPSPECMVVSGTPSSAQSPQSEAVTSELQELTLQPAPSPQPLQERKNVLQLKLQQRRTREELVSQGIMPPLKSPAAFHEQRRSLERARTEDYLKRKIRCRPERSELVRMHILEETSAEPSLQAKQLQLKRARLADDLNDKLSHRPGPIELVHKNILSVTCLQQHSPEDSPKGESSSLDEDSSDALSPDQLANHDSPLSAVPQLSPSDALAQNGDIAPTQFLTQPTPPPAPPAPPALPPPPPPQVNGSDSPSPPKLTNGTMLTSTSSRSSAGHTKVRNPPQTQAKTGSDRPPHRPKKSKDSKPKVKKLKYHQYIPPDQKADKERPPQMDSSYAKLLHQQQLFLQLQIISQQQQHYNYHTILPAPPKPPNEQPLTTSSGPSPSHSVPSSTIPAPSSQSATARHSHPAMGGAKPSTLPANLDEFKVAELKQELKLRCLTVSGTKNDLIERLRNYQEQNGGTAAASKNGPFLASQLGAISAASTSISSSTTTTTPEHLGEGGFKLALASLAHAVPGRVMRFGSTSSSPPMSPTPSERSLAGMSPDETSCSGDMFGEMVSSPLTQLTLQQSPQSSSSISLLSQPLTMVKDEIRSPCSLSGSPSASGQRPEPLTSSAVDKDQMLHEKDKQIEELTRMLRQKQRLVETLRSQLEQGKMPGAILVKKEGSEKSKTMSEVKLETLIKASAIQPPTLPNGVVLRVKKEEDSEEEMEGVTEEAQGKKLLQPMQCSQETLLRLQQIHRLQVQQAEQQKQQLQQPQQQQSQAQALKVAEAKTNSTQKQLQQKKEAQVLLQQQQQLQQLIIQQTQQKQLQAQQKLAQQKLAQQKLVQQNQLKQHQGQVQQSQQKNQVQLKQVQVQIQNQTVASPKPAVNQIQQRRQLKAHQRLQHKQQTTAVATQQVTPVLVNQQNSTQIHTQAISLDLLKANGTPTLVTDSNGNHYLIALTNHTTDGQNGVSSLAKPNGRITLQRLQSTPSKLPSAESQSKEQAKAEPVSQTSKKEQKAGLHLDINGVQQPSPPVTAPPILQPFFDDVLESESQSQLLSSLKENGMNSQQMDDLFDILLKSGEIPSFKANPDPSLAHLHSEPPSPSSPPSPLRLSPPTQTQPIISPQPSMVEPCTGSGRLEDFLESTTGSPLLGVEPDGALTLIDDLHSQMLSTPSILDHSSSPMDTSDLGFSPHSTGLDFGDPTLDSMDWLDISMVGSGGSSGSGVGRGGVGGGSEGDGGTSLAPLVPHTPPSVFSADFLDSTDLQLHWESCL from the exons CACTGAAGAGCCCGGCAGCCTTTCATGAACAGCGGAGGAGTCTGGAGCGAGCAAGG ACCGAGGACTATCTGAAGAGGAAGATCAGGTGCCGTCCTGAGCGCTCCGAGCTGGTCAGGATGCACATTCTGGAGG AAACATCGGCAGAGCCGTCTCTACAGGCcaagcagctgcagctgaagcGAGCACGACTGGCCGACGACCTCAACGACAAGCTCTCCCACAGACCCGGTCCCATCGAGCTGGTCCACAAGAACATCCTATCTGTTACCTGCCTCCAGCAGCACTCACCGGAGG ATTCTCCAAAGGGAGAGAGCTCCTCTCTGGATGAAGACAGCAGTGATGCTCTTTCACCAGACCAGCTGGCCAATCACGACTCTCCCCTGAGTGCCGTCCCTCAGCTGTCTCCCTCTGACGCACTCGCCCAGAACGGGGACATTGCTCCCACACAG TTCCTTACTCAGCCTACACCACCACCTGCACCACCTGCACCACCTGCActgcctccaccacctcctccccaGGTGAATGGCTCAGACTCCCCCTCACCCCCAAAATTAACAAATGGAACAATGTTGACTTCAACAAGTTCCCGCTCCTCCGCTGGACACACCAAGGTGCGCAACCCCCCG CAGACTCAGGCTAAGACGGGTTCAGATCGTCCTCCACACAGACCTAAGAAATCAAAGGACAGCAAACCCAAG GTGAAGAAGCTGAAGTACCACCAGTACATCCCTCCGGACCAGAAAGCAGACAAGGAGCGTCCGCCACAGATGGACTCTTCCTACGCGAAGCTGCTTCATCAACAGCAGCTCTTCCTGCAGCTGCAGATCATCAgccagcaacagcagcactaCAACTACCACACTATCCTGCCCGCCCCTCCCAA GCCTCCAAACGAGCAGCCCCTCACAACCAGCTCGGGCCCTTCCCCCTCCCACAGCGTTCCTTCAAGCACCATCCCAGCTCCCTCCAGTCAGAGCGCCACTGCCCGTCACAGCCATCCTGCAATGGGAGGAGCTAAACCCAGCACTTTGCCAGCCAACCTGGATGAGTTCAAA GTTGCCGAGTTGAAACAGGAACTGAAATTACGATGTCTGACCGTCTCAGGCACCAAGAATGATCTCATTGAGAGACTGCGCAACTACCAGGAGCAAAACGGCGGCACCGCAGCGGCTTCAAAGAATGGCCCTTTTCTGGCCAGCCAGCTGGGTGCTATCTCGGCTGCCAGCACCAGCATATCCTCTTCCACCACAACTACCACACCCGAGCATTTGGGAGAGGGTGGGTTCAAATTAGCATTAGCTTCGCTGGCTCACGCTGTTCCTGGGAGAGTCATGCGGTTTGGCAGCACCAGCTCCAGCCCTCCCATGTCTCCCACACCCTCTGAGAGGTCTTTGGCCGGCATGAGTCCAGATGAGACGAGCTGTAGTGGAGACATGTTTGGAGAGATG GTGAGCTCTCCTCTGACCCAGCTCACCTTGCAACAATCCCCTCAGTCCTCATCAAGCATCTCCCTGCTCTCGCAGCCTCTCACCATGGTGAAAGATGAGATTCGGAGTCCATGCAGTCTGTCCGGGTCTCCATCTGCCTCAGGCCAGCGCCCGGAGCCCCTGACAAGTTCAGCCGTGGACAAAGACCAGATGCTCCATGAGAAGGACAAACAGATCGAGGAGTTGACCAGGATGCTAAGGCAGAAGCAGAGGCTggtggagactctcaggtctcAGCTGGAGCAGGGAAAGATGCCAGGTGCAATACTGGTGAAGAAAGAAGGCAGTGAAAAGAGCAAAACAATGTCAGAAGTTAAACTTGAAACTCTAATAAAAGCCTCAGCCATTCAGCCCCCAACTCTCCCCAACGGTGTTGTGTTGAGGGTGAAGAAGGAGGAAGACTCGGAGGAAGAAATGGAAGGTGTAACGGAGGAAGCCCAGGGAAAGAAGCTGCTCCAGCCAATGCAGTGCTCCCAGGAGACTCTGCTAAGACTGCAGCAGATTCATCGGCTGCAGGTCCAAcaagcagagcagcagaaacagcagctgcAACAACCccaacagcagcagagtcagGCACAAGCGCTTAAGGTGGCAGAGGCTAAAACAAACTCGACGCAAAAGCAACTGCAGCAAAAGAAAGAAGCTCAAGTcctgcttcagcagcagcagcagctccagcagctcatCATACAGCAGACTCAGCAGAAGCAGCTCCAGGCCCAGCAGAAGTTAGCACAGCAGAAACTTGCCCAGCAGAAGCTGGTGCAGCAGAACCAGCTCAAACAACACCAAGGGCAAGTGCAGCAGAGCCAGCAGAAGAACCAAGTGCAGCTGAAGCAGGTTCAGGTGCAGATCCAGAACCAGACGGTGGCGAGCCCGAAGCCCGCAGTGAACCAAATCCAGCAGAGGAGGCAGCTAAAGGCTCATCAGAGGCTGCAGCACAAACAACAGACGACAGCTGTCGCCACACAACAG GTGACGCCAGTCTTGGTCAACCAACAAAACAGCACTCAGATCCACACTCAGGCCATTTCATTAGACCTCCTGAAGGCCAACGGCACACCCACGCTGGTCACCGACAGCAACGGCAACCATTACCTGATCGCTCTCACCAATCACACGACAGACGGGCAGAATGGAGTGTCCTCATTGGCCAAACCCAACGGACGCATCACACTGCAG AGATTGCAGTCGACTCCAAGTAAACTCCCCAGCGCTGAGAGCCAATCAAAAGAGCAGGCCAAAGCCGAGCCTGTGAGCCAGACAAGCAAAAAG GAACAGAAGGCGGGGCTTCACCTTGACATTAATGGCGTCCAGCAGCCCAGCCCACCAGTCACAGCTCCTCCCATCCTGCAGCCGTTCTTCGACGACGTGTTGGAGAGCGAGAGCCAAAGCCAACTTCTGTCCTCTCTCAAG GAGAACGGCATGAACAGTCAGCAGATGGACGACCTCTTCGACATCCTGCTGAAGAGCGGAG aaATCCCCAGCTTCAAGGCCAACCCTGACCCTTCCCTCGCCCATCTCCACTCAGAACCACCCTCCCCATCTTCTCCCCCATCTCCCCTCCGCCTGTCCCCTCCCACCCAGACACAACCCATCATTTCCCCTCAGCCCTCAATGGTAGAACCCTGCACAGGCAGTGGACGCCTGGAGGACTTCCTGGAGAGCACTACGGGCAGCCCCCTGCTGGGTGTGGAGCCTGACGGCGCCCTGACGCTCATCGACGACCTCCACAGCCAAATGCTGAGTACGCCCAGCATCCTGGACCACTCTTCCTCCCCCATGGACACATCCGACCTGGGCTTCTCCCCTCATTCTACAGGGTTGGACTTTGGCGACCCCACATTGGACAGCATGGACTGGCTGGATATCTCCATGGTGGGAAGCGGAGGGAGCTCAGGCAGTGGCGTGGGGAGAGGAGGTGTGGGAGGAGGCAGTGAAGGAGACGGTGGGACTAGTCTGGCTCCACTGGTGCCGCACACTCCCCCAAGTGTCTTCTCAGCTGATTTTCTGGACAGCACGGACCTGCAGCTCCACTGGGAGTCATGTTTGTAG